One window from the genome of Alosa alosa isolate M-15738 ecotype Scorff River chromosome 15, AALO_Geno_1.1, whole genome shotgun sequence encodes:
- the LOC125307950 gene encoding uncharacterized protein PB18E9.04c-like: MGRTHMFSPCEPTCVLHRTQSITLLLVLLLGERTLHCQGGSPDGDPVNITETTTTTTPPPAPHTHLSQQRPPHPHQNLSLPPAPHTHTHLSQQRPPHPHQSLSLPPAPHTHTHTFHNNDPHIHTRVCLFHQHLTHTHTCHNNDPHIHTRICLFHQHLTHTHTFHNNNPHIHTRVCLFHQHLTHTHTFCLFHQHLTHTHTFHNNNPTSTPESVSSTSTSHTHTPFTTTTPTSTPESVSSTSTSHTHTPFTTTTPTSTPESVSSTSTSHTHTPVTTTTPTSTPESVSSTSTSHTHTPFTTTTPTSTPESVSSTSTSHTHTPVTTTTPTSTPESVSSTSTSHTHTPFTTTTPTSTPESVSSTSTSHTHTPVTTTTPTSTPESVSITSTSHTHTPVTLSHTLYTSVSPSIAPVTCNGTSCCLGDLLFVNVNMSWLEALQYCEQRGSRLVHILDDATQTRVTQLLSSLLADLLPVPTAWVGLERCMINPSAPWEWVETGVVEYKRWHDDHPRDCCNYHCGQVVQMPTGDYRWWDACCMEERPFICQDMH, from the exons ATGGAGATCCAGTCAACATCacagagacaacaacaacaacaacccccccaccagcacctcacacacacctgtcacaaCAACGACCCCCACATCCACACCAGAATCTGTCTCTTCCAccagcacctcacacacacacacacctttcacaaCAACGACCCCCACATCCACACCAGAGTCTGTCTCTTCCAccagcacctcacacacacacacacacctttcacaaCAACGACCCCCACATCCACACCAGAGTCTGTCTCTTCCAccagcacctcacacacacacacacctgtcacaaCAACGACCCCCACATCCACACCAGAATCTGTCTCTTCCAccagcacctcacacacacacacacctttcacaaCAACAACCCCCACATCCACACCAGAGTCTGTCTCTTCCAccagcacctcacacacacacacacct TCTGTCTCTTCCAccagcacctcacacacacacacacctttcacaaCAACAACCCCACATCCACACCAGAGTCTGTCTCTTCCAccagcacctcacacacacacacacctttcacaaCAACAACCCCCACATCCACACCAGAGTCTGTCTCCTCCAccagcacctcacacacacacacacctttcacaaCAACAACCCCCACATCCACACCAGAGTCTGTCTCTTCCAccagcacctcacacacacacacacctgtcacaaCAACAACCCCCACATCCACACCAGAGTCTGTCTCTTCCAccagcacctcacacacacacacacctttcacaaCAACGACCCCCACATCCACACCAGAATCTGTCTCTTCCAccagcacctcacacacacacacacctgtcacaaCAACAACCCCCACATCCACACCAGAATCTGTCTCTTCCAccagcacctcacacacacacacacctttcacaaCAACAACCCCCACATCCACACCAGAATCTGTCTCTTCCAccagcacctcacacacacacacacctgtcacaaCAACAACCCCCACATCCACACCAGAATCTGTCTCTATAAccagcacctcacacacacacacacctgtcacactctctcacactctctacACGTCTGTGAGTCCCTCCATAGCACCAGTCACTTGCAATGGAACATCCTGCTGTCTAG GTGACCTGCTGTTTGTAAATGTTAATATGTCTTGGCTGGAGGCCCTGCAGTACTGTGAGCAGAGGGGCTCCAGGCTGGTCCACATCCTGGACGATGCCACCCAGACCCGGGTCACCCAGCTGCTGAGCTCCCTGCTGGCTGATCTCCTCCCCGTGCCCACGGCCTGGGTGGGGCTGGAGCGCTGCATGATCAACCCCAGTGCACCATGGGAGTGGGTTGAGACTGGGGTGGTCGAGTACAAACGTTGGCATGACGACCACCCACGGGACTGCTGCAACTACCACTGTGGCCAGGTGGTGCAGATGCCCACAGGGGACTACAGGTGGTGGGATGCCTGCTGCATGGAGGAACGCCCCTTCATCTGTCAG GACATGCACTGA